The following are encoded together in the Coffea arabica cultivar ET-39 chromosome 1c, Coffea Arabica ET-39 HiFi, whole genome shotgun sequence genome:
- the LOC113699232 gene encoding putative disease resistance protein RGA3 produces the protein MADAAISATVKVLLGTVTSIAADRIGMVREVEAELERLSNTAAMIQGFLADADGKMHSQGVREWLKQLEDEVFKADTVLDELHYDNLRREVKYRNQLIKKKVCFIFSSFNAIGFSSSLASKIRDINTSLERINQQANVLQLARKQQKEADAAGATASRQTDSIVVPNVVGRAGDESKIVEMLLTPSEKVLSVIPITGSGGLGKTTLAKSVYNNPKIDGHFGQKIWVCVAKEQIKIMELFKLILVQLTRKEVKVDDRDVIVKEIGEKLKGQKYFLVLDDVWDHEQGLWDDYFNTLMGLNETKGSWCLLTTRLESVANAVPRHLQMNDGPYSLGKLSDDECWSMIKRKVLAGEEVPKELEAIQEQILRRCDGLPLAASLIGGLLLNNGKEKWHCIVQKSLLNEDQSEINQILKVSFDHLSPPSVKKCFAYCSIFSQDTELGEDELIEHWVAEGFVLPDRENTGMMEERGGEYLRILLQSSLLEKVADEGSTYYKMHDLVHDFAKSVLNPKSSSQDRYLALHSYEEMAENVRRNKAASIRSLFLHLGGGISTDMLLRFKCLNVLKLSGDDVKFLPSSIGKLLHLRLLDISSSRITSLPESLCKLYNLQTLTMRNGALKGGFPKRMSDLISLRHLNYCYHRAELKMPVQMGLLTCLQTLEFFNVSQKRGCGIEELGTLKYLKGSLTIRNLGLVKGKEAAKQAKLFEKPNLSRLVFKWKSGDRESDNCDENVLEGLQPHPNLQELEIRYFMGNKFPQWFMNLANLVGLRIEDCQRCSELPTVGQLPSLKRLYLKRLDNIRSVGDEFYGVTTNEEEEGRSRASGSCTRRRKFFPALEELRVEYMENWVEWKDADQVDVFPMLRDFHILSCRKLTSIKTGHGTASIEELSIDTCDNLRELPEDVFGSSLQQLTIKTCARLINLGVNGQKCPLPCLTRLFIWGCDGLTTISDKMFESCPSLRSLSVGWCPSLVSFSLNLQETPSLEEFSLLRCPKLIPHRFKGFSFATSLRKLSIGPVSLMDDFDWSGLISASTLRSLQLEALHHSESLPHQIQYLTALTKLSLHNFGGIEVLPDWIGNLVSLETLVPWNCEKL, from the coding sequence ATGGCTGACGCTGCTATCAGTGCTACTGTTAAAGTCCTCTTGGGGACAGTTACTTCCATTGCTGCGGACCGCATTGGTATGGTTCGGGAGGTCGAAGCGGAGTTGGAGAGACTAAGCAATACTGCTGCAATGATCCAAGGTTTCCTGGCTGATGCTGACGGGAAAATGCATAGCCAAGGGGTGCGAGAGTGGCTCAAGCAGCTAGAGGATGAGGTTTTTAAAGCTGATACCGTGCTGGACGAGCTCCACTACGACAATCTTCGTCGGGAGGTGAAGTACCGAAATCAACTCATCAAGAAGAAGGTATGCTTCATCTTCTCCTCCTTTAATGCAATTGGTTTTAGTTCCAGCTTGGCTTCAAAGATCCGAGACATCAACACCAGCCTAGAGAGGATCAACCAGCAGGCAAATGTCTTGCAATTGGCCAGAAAGCAGCAAAAAGAAGCTGATGCGGCTGGTGCCACGGCAAGCAGACAGACCGACTCTATTGTCGTTCCGAACGTTGTAGGAAGAGCTGGCGATGAGTCAAAGATAGTGGAGATGCTGTTGACCCCATCTGAAAAGGTTCTTTCTGTTATTCCCATAACAGGCTCGGGAGGTTTGGGAAAGACAACTCTGGCGAAATCAGTCTACAATAATCCAAAAATAGATGGGCACTTTGGCCAAAAAATTTGGGTTTGTGTGGCTAAAGAACAAATTAAGATAATGGAGCTGTTCAAGCTCATTTTGGTACAATTGACACGAAAAGAAGTTAAAGTGGATGACAGAGATGTTATCGTTAAAGAAATTGGAGAAAAGCTGAAGGGACAAAAATATTTccttgttcttgatgatgtGTGGGATCATGAACAAGGATTGTGGGATGACTATTTCAACACTTTGATGGGACTCAATGAAACCAAAGGAAGCTGGTGTCTTCTCACTACTCGTCTAGAATCAGTGGCTAATGCTGTGCCTAGACATTTGCAAATGAATGATGGTCCTTATTCCCTAGGAAAGCTATCAGACGATGAGTGCTGGTCTATGATAAAAAGAAAGGTACTCGCAGGGGAAGAAGTACCAAAAGAATTGGAAGCAATACAAGAGCAAATTTTAAGGAGATGTGATGGTCTACCATTGGCGGCAAGTTTGATTGGTGGCTTGTTGCTTAACAACGGAAAAGAGAAGTGGCACTGCATTGTGCAGAAGAGTCTCTTGAATGAAGATCAAAGTGAGATCAATCAAATACTTAAGGTGAGCTTTGATCATTTATCACCTCCATCAGTTAAGAAGTGTTTTGCATATTGCTCGATTTTTTCCCAGGACACTGAATTAGGAGAAGATGAACTAATTGAGCACTGGGTTGCTGAAGGTTTTGTTCTACCAGATCGGGAAAACACAGGAATGATGGAGGAAAGAGGAGGCGAGTATTTAAGGATTTTGTTACAAAGTTCCTTACTAGAAAAAGTCGCAGATGAGGGGAGCACATATTATAAAATGCATGATCTCGTGCATGATTTTGCAAAATCAGTTCTCAATCCTAAAAGCAGCAGCCAGGATCGCTACCTTGCATTACACTCATATGAAGAAATGGCAGAAAATGTCAGAAGGAATAAAGCGGCATCAATCCGCTCGTTATTTCTCCATTTAGGGGGTGGCATATCTACTGACATGCTTTTAAGATTCAAGTGCTTGAATGTTCTCAAATTGTCTGGAGATGATGTCAAGTTTCTACCGAGCTCCATTGGCAAACTACTACATTTGCGGTTGCTCGACATTTCATCTTCTAGAATCACAAGTTTGCCAGAATCTCTTTGCAAGCTATATAATCTGCAGACACTAACGATGAGAAATGGTGCACTTAAAGGAGGTTTTCCAAAACGGATGAGCGATTTGATTAGCTTGCGGCATCTAAACTACTGTTATCATCGTGCAGAATTGAAAATGCCGGTGCAGATGGGACTATTGACTTGTCTTCAAACTCTGGAGTTTTTTAATGTAAGTCAAAAAAGGGGATGTGGCATCGAAGAGCTTGGGACCTTGAAATATCTGAAAGGATCGTTGACTATAAGAAATCTTGGACTAGTGAAGGGCAAAGAAGCAGCTAAACAAGCAAAATTGTTCGAAAAGCCAAATCTGTCTCGCTTGGTGTTTAAATGGAAGAGTGGGGATCGAGAAAGCGATAACTGTGATGAGAATGTGCTGGAAGGTCTCCAACCTCACCCAAATTTGCAAGAGTTGGAAATTCGATATTTCATGGGTAATAAATTTCCGCAATGGTTTATGAATTTGGCAAATTTGGTGGGGTTGCGGATAGAAGATTGCCAGAGATGCAGTGAACTCCCTACAGTCGGACAACTGCCATCCCTCAAACGTCTCTATTTGAAAAGATTGGACAACATTCGATCTGTTGGAGATGAATTCTACGGTGTTACTACtaatgaggaggaggagggcaGATCACGAGCATCAGGGAGCTGCACTAGAAGACGGAAATTCTTTCCAGCCCTTGAAGAACTTCGTGTAGAATATATGGAGAATTGGGTAGAGTGGAAGGATGCAGACCAAGTAGATGTCTTTCCCATGCTGAGGGATTTTCACATTCTAAGTTGCCGTAAGCTAACAAGTATAAAAACGGGTCACGGCACTGCTTCTATTGAGGAGTTGAGTATCGACACTTGCGACAATCTTAGGGAGCTGCCAGAAGATGTGTTTGGATCGAGTTTGCAGCAGCTGACCATAAAAACTTGCGCAAGATTAATTAATCTGGGAGTAAATGGACAGAAATGCCCCCTACCATGTCTTACGCGATTGTTTATTTGGGGTTGCGATGGGTTGACCACTATATCCGACAAAATGTTCGAGTCATGCCCGTCTCTGCGGTCCCTGTCGGTGGGGTGGTGCCCCAGTCTGGTGTCGTTTTCGCTTAATTTGCAGGAGACGCCTTCTCTCGAGGAATTCAGCTTACTCCGATGTCCCAAATTGATCCCTCATAGGTTCAAAGGATTTTCTTTTGCCACCAGCTTAAGAAAATTGAGCATCGGTCCCGTCTCCTTAATGGATGATTTTGATTGGTCTGGCTTAATATCTGCTTCAACACTCCGTAGCCTTCAATTAGAAGCGTTGCATCACTCGGAGTCCCTGCCACACCAGATTCAATACTTGACAGCACTCACTAAACTGAGTCTTCACAACTTTGGAGGAATAGAAGTGTTACCGGATTGGATTGGAAACCTTGTGTCCCTTGAAACCCTAGTACCATGGAATTGCGAAAAGCTTTGA